Within Sphingobium aromaticiconvertens, the genomic segment GGCAGCGGCATCAACCGGACGCTGTGGCTGGACGGCAACTTCTTTCCGCCCGATTATGCCACCCGCCCCTGGGTGATGTGGACGGCGTCGGACTTGCGCCATATTGACGGCGTGGATGGTCCTGTCAGATGGAATGTAGTCGCACCATGACGTCACTCATAACCCCAACGCCGGACATCGCCGCGCTGATCGCCGCCGCGCGCGCCGTGCTGGTCAATGCCCATGCGCCCTATAGCCGCTTTGCAGTCGGCGCCGCCGTGCGCCTGACCGACGGGACTATCATTACCGGCTGCAATTTCGAAAATGCTAGCTATGGCCTCTCCCTCTGTGCCGAGACGGTCGCTCTCGCCGCGACCAACGCGGCCGGACGCCTGGCCGATGTGGCCGCGATTGCGGTCGTGGGCGGCGCCATGGCTCCGGACGGATCGGTAGGTGGCGACGCCATCGTCTCCCCCTGTGGCCGTTGCCGCCAGATCTTGAACGAAGCCGAACAGATGGCCGGCCGGCCGCTCGCCATCTACTGCGCCCCGCCAGAGGGCGACGCGGTCGTCGAACACAGCGTCGCCACCCTCCTTCCCCACGCCTTCGGCCCAGCCGATCTGGGCATCACCCCCCGCAACAAGAGCTAGAACCAGCCATGTCGATACTTTCGGACAAATGGATTCGCGAGCAGGCGCTGAAGACGAACATGATCGAGCCGTTCGTGGAGAGCCAGCGGCGCGATGGCTGCATCAGCTACGGCCTGTCATCCTATGGCTATGACGCCCGCGTCGCCGATGAGTTCAAGATTTTCACCAATGTCGACAGCGCGGTGGTGGACCCCAAGGATTTCGCCGCCAACAGCTTCGTCGATCGCAAGACCGACTGCTGCATCATCCCGCCCAACAGCTTCGCGCTGGCCCGCACGGTCGAATATTTCCGCGTGCCGCGCGACGTGCTGGTCATCTGCCTTGGCAAGTCGACCTATGCCCGTTGCGGCATCATCGTCAACGTGACCCCGCTCGAACCGGGCTGGGAAGGGCATGTGACGCTGGAATTCTCCAACACCACCCCGCTCCCGGCAAAGATCTACGCAAATGAGGGGGCGTGCCAGTTCCTTTTCCTCAAGGGGAACGAGCCATGCGAGACAAGCTATGCCGACCGCGCGGGAAAATATATGGGGCAGCAAGGCGTGACGTTGCCGCGCCTATAGGCGCGTGCGATACTGAACGGGCCGGTTGCTCGCAAAGTCGATCCTCATGTTGAATTTCCTGAAGCGCAAACGTTCAGCGCCTGAACCCAGCCTACCCCCGTCCGTGGGTTCGGGCAGGCGCGTCTATGCGATCGGCGACATTCATGGTCGCGCCGACCTGTTGCTGGAACTGCTCGAACTGATCGGCCAGGATGATGCCCGGCGCGGCCACCTGCCATTTCACCTTGTCCTGCTGGGCGACCTTATCGACCGCGGCCCGCGATCGGCCCATGTTATCGACCAGGCAATGCTTCTGGCCCGATCGGGGATAGATGTCCGTTTCATCAAGGGCAATCATGAGGAAGTGTTCATTCTCGCGGCTCGCGGGGATATGAAAGCGGCTCGTTTCTTCACCCGCATCGGCGGTATGGAGACGCTGGCCAGCTACGGCCTGCCCCCTGCGGAACAGGCGATGATGAACGATGCCCAGTTGACGGACTGGATGGTCAGGCATGTCCCGCGCGCTCATGTCGATTTCGTCGATGGCTTTGAGGATCAAATAGAGTTTGGGGACTATCTGTTCGTCCATGCCGGCATAAAGCCCCATATTCCACTGGACGTCCAAAATCCATCCGATCTGCGCTGGATCAGGGCCGAGTTTCTGGAGCATCAGGCGCCGTTCGATCGCATGATCGTCCACGGCCACACCATCACCGACGTGGTGGATGAGCGGCCCAATCGTATCGGCATCGACACGGGCGCCTATTATAGCGGTCACCTGACCGCCATCGGCCTTGAGGGCGAGGAACGCTGGTTCCTCGCAACGGGTGCCCCGGCCTGAACGCCGCGCCATGCGCCAATGGGGGAATGACCGATGCCGCTCCCCATCACGCTCCAAAGCAACGGCCGCTCGCTCTGCAATCAATATCGTCCCATGGCACCAGCGGCGGCCGCCCGCCTTGCCTTAAGCTTCTAGAGCATGGTCCGATCCGATTGCCTCGGCTCGGCTGCTCTAGTCTTTTGATTTAGCGCGTTTTCCAAGCAGGTGATTCCACCTGTTTGGAAAATGCTAGTGCCAGTCTGCGGCCTCCGCCTGTGCCTCCTGTGCAGCATTGGCGGGTGCGCCCTCAACCATCGCCTCGATCGTCGCCATGATACGCGGATCGGCGGATGCAGCCTGTCGATAATCACTCGCCCCGATACTACCGGGCACCAACTGCTCCAGCCGCCAATATTTGCCCCTCCGGCATGCTACGCCCGCCATCGCCGCGCTGTCGAAGCTACGGCACCAGTGGCCATCCTTGCGCCGGAAACTCAGGCCGATCTGCACTGCCCGCCCTTTTTGCGCGGAAGCCAGTTGGGTATCCAGCGCCGAGGCAATCACGCCCTGCGCCACCATATGTCCGCTCCGCAAAGCCACGCCATCGTCTTCGCCGCCAGAAAGACGTCCGATCGCCAGACCCACCAAAAGGCTGGCGGCGATCCCGCTACTGATGGCCCAGCCAGCCCAGCGTGCTGGCCGTGCCTGATCGCTTTTGGCCTCTGCGATCGGTACCACCCCCTCGGTCAGCATCGCCGCGAAGCGACCGGGCACATCCTCTTCCATGATCGGCGCGAAATGGCCCGCCAGCGTCTCGCGCAGTTGCTGATGCACCGCCACACGCGCCGCCAGTTCCGGATCGTCCGCCACGGCCAGGTCGACCCGCCGTCGATTGACCTCATCCAGTTCGCCATCGCACCAGGCGACCAGCATTTCCTCGCTGATCCTGTTCATGCCGCTTCCCCCATCATTGCGATCAGCGCCCCGCGCCCGCGCACCAGCCGCGATGTCAGCGTCCCCATCGGCACGCCCAGCACCTCTGCGGCATCTTTGTAGGACAGTCCCTCGACCAGAACGAGTGCAATGGCCTCGCGCTGCTCGTCGGGCAGCGCCTGCATCGCGCGATCGACATTGGACAGGGTCATCGCATCCTCTATCTGCCGGTCCCCGGCATAGCCAATAGCCTCCCCAGCGGCCTCGGGCGCAAAGGTCCGCGCTGATCGCTGCCGCGCCCGGCCCTCATCAATCCACAGGTTTCGCATGATCCGGTACATCCAGCTATCGAGTCGCGTTCCCGGCTGCCACTGTGCGCGAGATCGCAACGCGCGCTCCAACGTCGCCTGACACAGGTCGTCGCCATCGGCGATATCGCGCGACAGGCTGGCGGCGAACCGCCGCAGTCGCGGCACCAGTTCAAGCAGATCGCCTTCGAACGACATTGCTTCTCCATAAGATAGTCAGGGATTAAACGGCTATCCCCACACGTTTCATCCCAGGCGCTGGAAATAAACATCGCCAGCATCATTGTCTCAGGGTGATTTCGCTTTCGTAAGGACAGGGACGGGATGAAACAATGGGTATGATGAAAGGCCTCATAATGGTTATCGGCCTTGCCTTCCCGCTGTCCGTCGCAGCGCAATTGCTGCCCGGCACACCGCTTGGCGGCGCAACACAGGTCGTGCCGGATCTACTGGATAGGGTCGATCGCACGCTCGACCGTACCAACCTCGATCGCCTGTCTCCCTCCCGGCTTGCCGACCGGCTGCTGGCTGCGCGCTCAGCCCGCATCGCCGACCTGCTGCAACGGCATGGCGACGTGATTGAATTGGACGATCGCCGCCAGCCAGCCCGGCGCGGCGCCATCCTGCTGACCGGAGCGGATGCCGCTGCGCTCGATGCGCTGCGTGAGGCAGGCTATACGATCGAGCAGTCACGCATCGACGGCCTCGACCTGCTCGTAACCGGATTGACAGCGCCAAAGGGCAAGAGCCTGATCGCGGCGCTCCGCGAAATTCGCGCCCTCGCCCCGTCGGCACAAGCCAGCGCAGATAATCTATATTTTCCCAGCGGTGCGACGTCAGCGCAAACTGGAGGCACACTCGCGACCAGCACGGGTGCGGGCGGCCAGGCCATCGGCCTCATCGATGGCGGCGTGGCGGCGCATCCCACCCTCACCGCTCCAGTAGAGCAGCGGGGCTTTGCGCGTGGCGCACCCCGCGCCAGCGCCCACGGCACTACCGTCGCCTCGCTGATCAGCGGCACAGGGATAATCAAGGGCGCAGCCCCCGGCGCACCGTTGCTGGTCGCCGATGTCTATGGCAATGATCCGGCGGGCGGCGGCGCTTTCGCCATTGCCCGCGCACTGGGCTGGATGGCCGCGCGGCGCACTCCCGTTGTGACGGTCAGCCTTGTCGGCCCCGACAATCCGCTGCTCGCCGGTGCCATTCGGCTGGCGCGTGATCGGGGCGTCACCGTGGTCGCCGCCGTCGGCAATGACGGCCCTGCCGCGCCGCCCGCTTTCCCCGCCTCCTATCCCGGCGTGGTCGCCGTGACCGGGGTGGATGGCCGCAATCGACCCCTTCCTGAAGCGGGTAAGGCCGCGCATCTTGATTTTGCAGCACCGGGCGCGGACATGGATGCCGCGCGCGCCGATGGTGGCCGTGGCCCGGTGCGCGGCACATCCTTCGCCGCGCCGCTGGTGGCGGGACGTCTTGCGCGTGCAGGCAGCCTGTCGGCATTGGAGCGCGAGGCGCAGGATCTGGGCGACAAGGGCCGGGACGCGCGATTCGGCAATGGTCTCATCTGCGGAAATTGCAGAAATAGACGTTGAATATCATTGCAGTAGAGTATTTTTCGCGATCGATGGATTAAAGCCGATCACCCCACCGTTCTCCTTTCATCGGATCGAAACATAAAGGAGACGATCGATGAAAGCACAGTTTCTGCTCGCCGCGGCCTGCCTGATGGGCGCCGCGACCCTTCCTGCTCAGGCCCAGCTTCTTGGCGGCAGTGGAGGCCTTGGTGGTTCGCTCGGTGGTTCGCTGGGCGGCGCGACCGGTTCGCTCGGCGGCACGCTGGGCGGGTCTGGCATGGGCGGCCTCGACCGCAGCGTCGATACACGCAGCGGCCGTGCCAGCGCCGGTGGATCAGGATCGGGCGCGCTTGACGGGGCGCTGGGTGGCTCGGCCACGCGTGGCGAACGCAGCAGAACCGCCCGCGCTTCGGGGTCCGCTAGCGGCAGCGGCAGCGGCAATGTCGCGGTCGATACGCTGGGCACCGACGACGCCCGCAATACCGTGAGCGGCGTCCGCGACGACGCATCCAGCGCAGTCGGCAATGCCCGTGATCGGGTCGGCACCGCAGCCGCCAACACCCGTGACCGCGCAGGCAATATCGCTGGTGCGGCCCGCAACCGGGCGGGCAATGCTGCCGGGTCTGTCGCTGGTGCAGCCTCCAGCGCCACAGATGGAGCGGCCTCGGTCGGGGCTGGTGGACAGGTCAATGGGGGTGGACAAGTCGGCGCGGATCGTACCACCGGCACAAGCGGTGATACGCCCAGCTCAGGTCAGGCGGACGATTGACCCCCGCTGGCGTGCGCTGCTTCAAGGGCATGTTCCACCCCTGACGCATCACGCTACCGCCTGACCGAAAAGGCCGGCGATCCGATGGGATCGCCGGCCTTTTCACGCCTTGGGTCTCATACAAATTGCCGGTCAGGCGACCTGTGTTTCAAGTTCGACAATTTCGTCCGGATCACGCAGCACATAGCCACGACCCCAGACCGTCTCGATATAATTGTCGCCGCTGCACGCCAGCGCCAGTTTCTTGCGCAGCTTGCAGATGAAGAC encodes:
- a CDS encoding cytidine deaminase → MTSLITPTPDIAALIAAARAVLVNAHAPYSRFAVGAAVRLTDGTIITGCNFENASYGLSLCAETVALAATNAAGRLADVAAIAVVGGAMAPDGSVGGDAIVSPCGRCRQILNEAEQMAGRPLAIYCAPPEGDAVVEHSVATLLPHAFGPADLGITPRNKS
- the dcd gene encoding dCTP deaminase, with the protein product MSILSDKWIREQALKTNMIEPFVESQRRDGCISYGLSSYGYDARVADEFKIFTNVDSAVVDPKDFAANSFVDRKTDCCIIPPNSFALARTVEYFRVPRDVLVICLGKSTYARCGIIVNVTPLEPGWEGHVTLEFSNTTPLPAKIYANEGACQFLFLKGNEPCETSYADRAGKYMGQQGVTLPRL
- a CDS encoding metallophosphoesterase, with the protein product MLNFLKRKRSAPEPSLPPSVGSGRRVYAIGDIHGRADLLLELLELIGQDDARRGHLPFHLVLLGDLIDRGPRSAHVIDQAMLLARSGIDVRFIKGNHEEVFILAARGDMKAARFFTRIGGMETLASYGLPPAEQAMMNDAQLTDWMVRHVPRAHVDFVDGFEDQIEFGDYLFVHAGIKPHIPLDVQNPSDLRWIRAEFLEHQAPFDRMIVHGHTITDVVDERPNRIGIDTGAYYSGHLTAIGLEGEERWFLATGAPA
- a CDS encoding anti-sigma factor is translated as MNRISEEMLVAWCDGELDEVNRRRVDLAVADDPELAARVAVHQQLRETLAGHFAPIMEEDVPGRFAAMLTEGVVPIAEAKSDQARPARWAGWAISSGIAASLLVGLAIGRLSGGEDDGVALRSGHMVAQGVIASALDTQLASAQKGRAVQIGLSFRRKDGHWCRSFDSAAMAGVACRRGKYWRLEQLVPGSIGASDYRQAASADPRIMATIEAMVEGAPANAAQEAQAEAADWH
- a CDS encoding sigma-70 family RNA polymerase sigma factor, which codes for MSFEGDLLELVPRLRRFAASLSRDIADGDDLCQATLERALRSRAQWQPGTRLDSWMYRIMRNLWIDEGRARQRSARTFAPEAAGEAIGYAGDRQIEDAMTLSNVDRAMQALPDEQREAIALVLVEGLSYKDAAEVLGVPMGTLTSRLVRGRGALIAMMGEAA
- a CDS encoding S8 family serine peptidase, with translation MGMMKGLIMVIGLAFPLSVAAQLLPGTPLGGATQVVPDLLDRVDRTLDRTNLDRLSPSRLADRLLAARSARIADLLQRHGDVIELDDRRQPARRGAILLTGADAAALDALREAGYTIEQSRIDGLDLLVTGLTAPKGKSLIAALREIRALAPSAQASADNLYFPSGATSAQTGGTLATSTGAGGQAIGLIDGGVAAHPTLTAPVEQRGFARGAPRASAHGTTVASLISGTGIIKGAAPGAPLLVADVYGNDPAGGGAFAIARALGWMAARRTPVVTVSLVGPDNPLLAGAIRLARDRGVTVVAAVGNDGPAAPPAFPASYPGVVAVTGVDGRNRPLPEAGKAAHLDFAAPGADMDAARADGGRGPVRGTSFAAPLVAGRLARAGSLSALEREAQDLGDKGRDARFGNGLICGNCRNRR